In the Drosophila gunungcola strain Sukarami unplaced genomic scaffold, Dgunungcola_SK_2 000001F, whole genome shotgun sequence genome, one interval contains:
- the LOC128261840 gene encoding protein rolling stone has translation MSKLQVIVHPVKKEFQRKSCGFDHDTPDDFVKSQWQSCTKSMAYLFYRWFMALFFVVVVIISMWPEADDESSYWLYFIYMTNWGIWMCMLTNVLGAILVTVWHYHPEYADKLLNIKSSFSYFRVYWGMHIITLVLSIVITIIYWSILYDANESALDATNVLTHAFNSICMFIDLWIVAHPMRLLHIFLPVLFGVVFAVFSYIYHLCGGINKKGKPYIYHVIDWSKPENAFITVVGVLILSCCVYVLLFAFFKLRSFLHRRCRNANFVLPTSAKSNGQTNGLDDKSGNGIQHSPSRISMVLGNFAGYENQAYSPTGELSNKS, from the exons ATGAGCAAACTCCAGGTGATCGTGCACCCCGTGAAGAAGGAGTTCCAGCGCAAGAGCTGCGGCTTCGACCATGATACGCCCGATGATTTTGTCAAGTCGCAG TGGCAGTCATGCACAAAGAGTATGGCGTATTTGTTTTATCGTTGGTTCATGGCTCTTtttttcgtggtcgtggtaatTATTTCGATGTGGCCAGAAGCAGATGATGAGAGCAGTTATTGGCTGTACTTTATCTACATGACCAACTGGGGAATATGGATGTGCATGTTGACGAACGTGTTGGGTGCTATTCTAGTCACTGTTTGGCATTATCATCCAGAATATGCGG ATAAACTCTTGAACATTAAGAGTTCCTTCAGCTATTTTCGAGTGTACTGGGGAATGCATATAATAACCTTGGTTCTGTCCATTGTCATCACCATTATCTACTGGAGTATTTTGTACGATG CTAATGAAAGCGCCTTGGACGCCACGAATGTACTCACTCATGCATTTAACTCGATTTGCATGTTCATCGATCTGTGGATTGTAGCACATCCGATGAGGTTGCTGCATATATTTCTGCCAGTATTATTCGGAGTTGTGTTTGCCGTCTTTTCATATATCTATCATTTATGCGGTGGCATTAACAA GAAAGGCAAACCTTACATCTACCATGTAATTGACTGGAGCAAGCCAGAAAACGCTTTTATCACTGTTGTTGGCGTACTAATCCTGTCCTGTTGCGTCTATGTGCTGCTTTTCGCCTTCTTCAAGCTGCGATCATTCCTTCATCGACGCTGTCGCAATGCAAATTTTGTACTGCCCACCAGTGCAAAATCGAATGGTCAAACTAATGGACTGGACGATAAATCCGGAAATGGAATACAGCACTCGCCTTCGCGCATATCAATGGTATTGGGCAATTTCGCTGGCTATGAGAACCAGGCCTATTCACCCACTGGCGAACTCTCGAACAAAAGCTAA
- the LOC128261842 gene encoding sex-regulated protein janus-B yields the protein MELAGKFLKPVWRPILQVSRLYCEKPMRSLVAFPVAKVESGKSKYMMAHVYIHGEMGSAKQVIRSHSKAKYHLDVYDELKKEAEAMGLCTQGLGGGYLVHDKEKKYIKLYGRSQALGKADHEAARELLQAIYNDHKIDAESGGMEP from the exons ATGGAGTTAGCAGGAAAATTTCTGAAGCCCGTCTGGCGGCCAATTTTGCAAG TATCGCGACTATATTGCGAGAAGCCGATGCGGAGTCTGGTCGCATTTCCTGTGGCCAAAGTGGAAAGTGGAAAGTCCAAGTACATGATGGCCCACGTTTACATTCATGGGGAGATGGGCAGTGCCAAGCAGGTGATTCGCAGCCATTCCAAAGCAAAGTATCATC TCGATGTCTATGATGAACTAAAAAAGGAGGCTGAGGCAATGGGACTGTGCACCCAGGGTCTGGGTGGTGGCTACTTGGTTCATGACAAGGAGAAGAAATACATCAAGCTGTATGGAAGGTCACAGGCTCTGGGAAAGGCCGACCACGAAGCTGCCCGTGAATTACTTCAAGCCATCTACAACGATCACAAGATAGATGCTGAATCTGGCGGTATGGAACCCTAG